The proteins below are encoded in one region of Mus caroli chromosome 10, CAROLI_EIJ_v1.1, whole genome shotgun sequence:
- the C10H10orf105 gene encoding uncharacterized protein C10orf105 homolog has translation MNTEGSSLLSPPTFPTTPAASGTSTQAADPVPILIALACIFLLLASCLLFMMLCKPTALDPGRRGARECMPHHPVSPSEPRLRLWKRLGSLRRSLHSFRRGRPAIQRCPLPDSDDHRGDYDWTEATMM, from the coding sequence ATGAACACAGAGGGCTCCAGCCTCCTTAGCCCTCCAACCTTCCCTACAACCCCTGCCGCTTCTGGGACTTCCACCCAGGCTGCCGACCCTGTACCGATCCTCATCGCCCTGGCCTGCATTTTTCTGCTTCTGGCCTCTTGCCTGCTGTTCATGATGCTATGTAAGCCAACTGCCCTGGACCCTGGCCGCCGAGGGGCCCGGGAATGCATGCCACATCACCCAGTGAGCCCCAGTGAGCCCAGGCTCCGGCTCTGGAAGCGCCTGGGTTCACTGCGACGCTCTCTGCACAGCTTCCGACGAGGCAGGCCCGCTATCCAGCGGTGTCCTCTGCCGGACTCTGATGACCACCGAGGTGACTATGACTGGACTGAAGCCACCATGATGTGA